From a region of the Candidatus Methylomirabilis tolerans genome:
- a CDS encoding DUF2784 domain-containing protein: MLYLLLADLLVLLHLTFVVFVVLGILLVLRWPRLAWVHLPSALWGALIEFAGWVCPLTPLENRFRQLGGDAGYSGDFVEHYLLPILYPQALTRQTQIALGMLVLILNATGYVILWRRHTSGPG, from the coding sequence ATGCTGTACCTATTGCTGGCAGATCTTCTGGTCCTGCTGCACTTGACCTTCGTCGTCTTTGTCGTCCTGGGCATCCTCTTGGTACTGCGTTGGCCACGGCTGGCTTGGGTCCACCTTCCAAGCGCGCTCTGGGGCGCGCTCATCGAGTTTGCCGGGTGGGTCTGCCCGCTTACCCCCCTCGAAAATCGGTTCCGGCAACTGGGTGGTGATGCGGGCTACTCTGGCGACTTCGTGGAGCACTATCTGCTGCCGATCCTGTATCCGCAAGCCCTGACACGACAGACGCAGATAGCGCTTGGAATGCTGGTGCTCATCCTCAACGCAACGGGGTACGTCATCCTATGGCGTCGTCACACAAGCGGACCCGGCTAA
- the cyoE gene encoding heme o synthase, protein MMLTSETVGAEFTRTYRRVADFVLLMKPGILTMVLLTTFVGFYLGLRSTPDYATLLHVLVGTALAAGGTLALNQFLERDTDARMVRTRLRPLPAGRLQPVEALLFGVSIAVAGLLYLAISVNTLSSVVAIVIVGSYLFLYTPLKRRTAFCTVVGAVPGALPPVIGWAAATGRLGIEAWVLFAIMFLWQLPHTRAIAMLYKDDYARAGIRLLPVIDPGDNIAGRQIVFDCLVLLVVSLLPTLIGFAGPVYFLGALTLGIGVLGCAYAFTLWRSTTDVRRLLLVSLVHLPALLLLMVLDRVPF, encoded by the coding sequence ATGATGCTGACATCTGAAACAGTAGGCGCCGAGTTCACGCGCACATACAGGCGAGTGGCGGATTTTGTATTACTGATGAAGCCGGGCATTCTCACCATGGTGCTACTGACTACTTTCGTAGGCTTTTACCTGGGCCTTCGCAGTACGCCGGACTACGCGACACTGCTGCATGTGCTGGTCGGGACGGCACTTGCTGCGGGTGGAACGCTCGCGCTGAATCAGTTCCTCGAACGGGACACGGACGCGCGAATGGTGCGTACACGGCTCCGGCCGTTGCCGGCTGGTCGGCTGCAGCCTGTGGAAGCGCTCCTGTTCGGAGTGTCGATCGCGGTCGCGGGCCTGCTGTATCTGGCCATTTCGGTCAATACTCTGAGTAGTGTGGTGGCCATCGTTATTGTGGGAAGTTATCTGTTTCTCTACACGCCGCTGAAGCGCAGGACCGCCTTCTGTACGGTTGTGGGAGCCGTGCCGGGGGCGCTGCCGCCGGTGATCGGCTGGGCGGCGGCCACAGGAAGGCTCGGGATCGAGGCTTGGGTGCTGTTCGCGATCATGTTTCTGTGGCAGCTTCCTCATACGCGAGCAATCGCCATGCTGTACAAGGACGATTATGCGCGAGCAGGGATTCGACTCCTGCCTGTGATCGATCCGGGTGATAACATTGCAGGACGTCAGATTGTCTTCGACTGCCTGGTCTTACTTGTCGTCAGTCTGCTGCCGACCCTTATCGGGTTTGCCGGCCCAGTCTATTTCCTGGGTGCGCTGACGCTGGGCATTGGCGTGCTTGGGTGCGCGTATGCCTTTACCCTGTGGCGATCGACAACAGACGTAAGGCGACTGTTGCTCGTGTCGCTGGTGCACCTTCCGGCACTGCTGTTGCTGATGGTGCTGGACCGGGTGCCGTTCTAA
- a CDS encoding COX15/CtaA family protein: MPDTDARDSSSWPHRFALVTAASTLVLIFVGGLVTNTGAGLAVPDWPTTFGYNMFLYPWSHMVGGVFYEHSHRLIGSIVGLLTLALAIVLWVKESGRSARSLGVAAVGAVIVQGVLGGLRVILISAGSELALIHSLLAQAFFALITSVVVVTSYEWEHRPGRVVMADVGAVKRLCLLTTGAVYLQIFFGGMLTHIGDWFQAHLFCAALVSIHVWCLARRILGHYSDQVKFVRPVTLLVGLLVLQLLLGLGSYVNRFTSIEIPYAAFIRLALPTTHRITGALMLAVCIVLTLRVYRLLTSSEAVTGQGLLDERVRA, from the coding sequence ATGCCCGATACCGACGCGCGAGACTCCAGCTCGTGGCCACATCGATTCGCCCTGGTGACCGCGGCGTCAACGTTGGTGTTGATCTTCGTCGGCGGTCTGGTCACGAATACCGGGGCGGGGCTGGCGGTGCCGGACTGGCCGACCACGTTCGGGTATAACATGTTCCTCTACCCATGGTCACACATGGTGGGGGGCGTCTTTTACGAACACAGTCATCGGCTGATCGGATCCATCGTGGGTCTGCTCACCCTGGCATTGGCCATTGTGCTCTGGGTGAAGGAGTCGGGAAGATCGGCTCGGTCACTCGGCGTTGCTGCCGTCGGCGCGGTGATCGTCCAGGGGGTGCTCGGCGGTCTTCGAGTGATCCTGATATCAGCCGGGAGCGAACTCGCACTCATCCATAGCCTGCTTGCCCAAGCCTTCTTCGCCCTCATTACGAGTGTGGTGGTGGTGACCTCGTACGAGTGGGAACACAGGCCCGGGAGGGTTGTCATGGCGGATGTCGGAGCGGTCAAGCGGCTTTGCCTCCTGACAACCGGCGCGGTGTACCTTCAGATCTTCTTTGGAGGCATGCTGACGCATATCGGCGATTGGTTTCAAGCCCATCTGTTTTGTGCTGCCCTTGTCAGTATCCACGTGTGGTGTCTCGCAAGACGGATCCTGGGACATTACTCGGATCAGGTGAAGTTCGTGCGGCCTGTCACCCTACTTGTCGGCCTGTTGGTGTTACAGCTTTTGTTGGGCCTCGGGTCGTATGTGAATCGTTTTACCTCCATCGAAATCCCCTACGCGGCCTTTATTCGGTTGGCGCTTCCAACCACTCACAGAATCACGGGTGCGCTGATGCTGGCAGTCTGTATCGTGCTGACGCTTCGAGTCTATCGGTTGCTCACGTCATCAGAGGCTGTTACCGGCCAGGGATTACTCGACGAGCGGGTGCGCGCATGA